In Prunus dulcis chromosome 1, ALMONDv2, whole genome shotgun sequence, the following are encoded in one genomic region:
- the LOC117618646 gene encoding NADH dehydrogenase [ubiquinone] 1 alpha subcomplex subunit 13-A, with product MTEAVIRNKPGMASVKDMPVLQDGPPPGGFAPVRYARRIPNKGPSAVAIFLAAFGTFSWGMYEVGKGNKIRRAIKAEKYAARRAILPVLQAEEDERFVKEWKKYLDYEAEVMKDVPNWKVGASVYNSGRWMPPATGELRPEVW from the exons CAAGCCAGGGATGGCGAGCGTCAAGGACATGCCGGTTCTCCAGGACGGTCCGCCCCCGGGTGGGTTCGCTCCGGTCCGATACGCTCGTCGGATCCCCAACAAGGGTCCCAGCGCAGTGGCTATTTTCTTGGCTGCCTTTGGTACCTTCTCTTGGGGCATGTACGAGGTCGGCAAGGGCAACAAGATCCGAAG GGCCATTAAGGCTGAAAAGTATGCTGCTCGCAGAGCAATACTCCCTGTGCTTCaagctgaagaagatgaaag ATTTGTCAAAGAGTGGAAAAAGTACCTTGATTATGAGGCCGAAGTTATGAAGGATGTGCCTAATTGGAAAGTTGGTGCGAGTGTCTACAACTCTGGGAGATGGATGCCCCCAGCAACTGGCGAGTTGCGCCCTGAAGTTTGGTGA